The Polyangium aurulentum genomic interval GCGGTGAGCAAGGCCCTCCTCGAGCAGGGCGTGCCCGATTGGCGCGTGCACATCGAGGAGTTCGTCGTCACGGGCGAGGCGCCCCCGCCCCCGCCGAGCACGCCGTTCAGCGTGCGCATTCCGTTCTTCGCGCCCCAGCAGCTCCTCGCGCAAGCCCGCGGCACGACGCCCGCGCCCGCCTCGGTGCGCAACGAGGCTCCGCGGCCGGCCGATCCTGCGCCTCCTTCATCGGTCGCAATCTCGCTCCCGATCTCGACGACGAAGTCCGCGCCTCGCAAGCCGCCCCCGCAGGGAGGCTGCCCGTTTGCGCACGGGACCCACCGCGACGACGGCCTCGGCGAGGTGCCGCCGATCGTGGCGGGTGGAGACGCGGGCGTCGCCGAGGAGGCGCGCGCGTATCTCGTGCAGTTTTATCGGGAAAAGGGCGCGCCACGGGCGTTCGCGGCGCGCTGGGCCGAGGTCTCGGCCGAGATCGAGCGGACCGGCACGTACACGCAGACCTACGACGAGCTCTCCTTCGGGGCGAAGCTCGCCTGGCGCAATTCGACCCGCTGCATCGGGCGGCTCTTCTGGAACGGGCTGCAGGTCCGCGACATGCGGCACCTCGTGGACGAGGACGAGATCCTCTCGGCGCTCGTCGATCACATCGAGCTCGCGACGCACGGGGGAAACCTGCGCGCCGTGATGACCGTCCTGCCCCCGGCCGACGCCAGCGGCAAAGGCCCGCGGATATGGAACGCGCAGCTCCTGCGATACGCCGGCTATCGCAACCCGGATGGCACCATCACGGGCGATCCGGTGAACGCGGCCATCACCGAGCAGGCGCAGAGGCTCGGCTGGAAGGGCGGGCCGCGCACGCGCTTCGATCTCTTGCCGCTCATCGTCAGCCTGCCGGGCAAGGAGCCGCGCTGGATGGAGATCCCGCGTCACGTCGTGCGCGAGGTCCGCATCGAGCACCCCGACCACCCGTGGTTCGCCGCGCTCGGATTGAAATGGTACGCCCTGCCCGCGGTCTCCGACGTGCTGCTCGATCTCGGCGGCGTCAAATACACCGCCGCGCCCTTCAACGGCTGGTACATGGCGACCGAGATAGGCGCGCGCAACTTCAGCGATCCGGATCGGTACGACATGCTCCCGGTGATCGCCGAGCGCCTCGGCCTCGACACCCGCCGCGCCGCGACGCTCTGGAAGGACAGGGCCCAGATCGAGCTGACGCGCGCCGTCCTGCACTCCTTCGAGCGCGCAGGCGTCAAGATGGTCGATCATCACGGAGCGGCCGAAGATTTCATGCAATTCGTGGACATCGAGCGCTCTCAGGGCCGCTGCGTCCACATGCGCTGGAGCTGGATCACGCCGCCCATCGGGGGATCGTCGACGCCCGTCTTCCACCTCGATGAAGACAACCATCCCGATATTCCGCTCAAGCCCAACTTCTTCTACCAGCCCCGCGCCTGGGCCTGATGGACGCGACATTGACGCGGCGAGCCAATCGTCGCGCTCGCGTCATTTCAGACCGAGCGTCAAATCCTCGTCACAAATTATGCATCAGGACCGCCCCTACCCCCTAGGCGGCGTGCATAAAATTCGTACTATGGGCTCCGCGAGGGCCCGCCCGCCCCGCGGAAAGCCAGGTCGTGCCCATGGCCCCCCACGTCCTCCTCGTCGACGACAGCACCCTCGTTCGGATGGTCATCGCCGCCGAGCTTCGCGAAGCCGGGTTCCTGGTCACCCCGGTGCCCACCCTCGATGCGGCGCGCCGGGCGCTCTCCCAATCCCGCGAGCGCGGTCGATTCGATCTCGCCATCCTCGATCTCGCGCTCCCCGACGGGGACGGGCTCGACCTGCTCCGCGAAATGCGCAGGGACCCCTCGTACGCGAGCCTCCCCATCATGATCCTCTCGGGCGACTCGCGCTTCGGCTCGCGCTTGAAGGGGCTCGGCGTCGGCGCCGACGACTTCGTCAGCAAGCCGCATTCGAAGGCTTATCTCGTCGCGCGCGCCCGGGCGCTCACGGGCGTCGACGGCGCGGGCGCAGAGAGGTCGGGGCGCGTGATGATCGTCGACGCCGACGCCGGCCTTCGCGAGCCATTGGCGCGTCTATTGAGGGTCGGCCATAGCCGCGACGTCGTCGCCCTCGAAAGCGTGGACGAGGCCGCGCAATACCTCGAGGTCGAGGGCGCGCGCATCGACTGCGCCGTGGTCGACCGCCGCTGCTTCATCCGCCTCCTCGGCCTCTTGCAAGCGCGACAGGGCGACACCGTGCCCGTGGTCGTCCTCGACGGCTCCCCCTCGGGCAGCGTCGCCCCCCTCGCCCCGCGCCGGGGCACGCTCTCGCGCGACGTCGCGTTCGTCGCGAGGTCGAGCGGCCCGAGCCCGATCGCCGAGGTCGTGCTGCGCAGGTCCTCGGCCCAGACGAGCCGCCGCAGCGCCGAGCACGGCCGATCTCCCGTCTCCAGCGAGCTGTCCGTGCTTCCCGACGGCCCGAACGGCCGCATCGCGCAGGGCGCCTGAGGCCCAACCTCGCGGTCGGAATCCTGCCGATCGTCAAAGTTCCGCCAACGCCGTGGCGAATGGGGCTAGCCAAGGCGTACCTACCCTGGGTAGGATGGAGTTTGCGGGGTCGTCTGGCTGGGGCCTCGCGTTTCCGGGGGTACCATGCCTAACCACGTCCTCCTCGTCGACGACAGCGCGACCGTGCGCGCCGTCATTCCCGCAGAGCTCCGCGAGGCCGGCTTCTGCGTCACGCCCGTCCCCACGCTGGACGGCGCCCGACGAGCCCTCGCGCAGAGCCGCGATCGCGACCCGTTCGACCTCGCGATCCTCGACCTGCAGCTCCCCGATGGCGACGGGCTGGACCTGCTCCGCGAGCTACGGCGCGATCCCGAGCACGCCAACCTGCCCGTGATGATCCTCTCGAGCGACGTGCGCTTCGTCTCGCGCCTGCGCGGGCTCGGCATCGGCGCCGACGACTTTTTGGGCAAACCCCACTCGAAGGCGTACCTCGTCCAGCGCGCGCGGGCCCTCACCGGCTCGCTCCCGGTCGGCGAGGAGGCGCTCTCCAGGCCTTGCCGCGCGCTCATCATCGACGCCGATCCCGGCTTCCGCGAGACCCTGGCGCGCGTGCTGCGCATCGGTCACGGCTGCGAGGTGGTCGCGCTCGAGAGCATGGACCACGCGACGCAATACCTCGAGGTCGACGGCACGTGGATCGATTGCGCCGTCGTCGAGCGGGGCTGCTTCCTGCGCATCCGCGCGCTCTTGCAAGCCCGGCGAAACGGAAACGTGCCGGTGGTCGTCCTCGACGACTCCCCCGCGGCCACGTCGGCGCGGCGGGCCCACCCCTCGCGCGAGGTCTCGTTCATCCCGCGCTCCGCCGGCCCGAGCGCCGTGGCCGAGATGGTCCTGCGCAAGACAAACCCTACGGCGACCGGCCTGCGCGCGATCTCGATACCCGCCAATGAGATTGCCGAGCCCTGGGTCGAGCCGGTCGGCCCCAATGAGCGTGGCTCATTAGGGCCTGCCTCTGCACCTCATTCCCCCCGCGAGCCCCTGCCCATCGCAGAGCAGAAGCTCGCCTGAGCCGCGCTCACGGCTTGCAGCGCGCGTCCGCGTTCTGCACCATCAGAATGGTATCGTCGGTGATGGGCAGCGCGTCGCAGCCGTGGCCCTTCTCGCACACGAAATCGTATTTCGGCTCGGCCTTGACGTGGCACCCGAAGCAGTTGCCGTCGTTGCCGTTCACCACCTCGGTCGTCCCGCGCGAGACGATCTTCGTGCCCATGTCCGAGACCTCGAGGAAGAAGAACTCCCAGTCGTTCGTCGCGGCGCTGAACCCGGCCTTGCGCTTGACCATCGCCTCGTGGGGAACGAGCTGGATCACGGTGCCCACCGGGTAATCGCCGGTGCCCGCGTTCG includes:
- a CDS encoding response regulator transcription factor → MAPHVLLVDDSTLVRMVIAAELREAGFLVTPVPTLDAARRALSQSRERGRFDLAILDLALPDGDGLDLLREMRRDPSYASLPIMILSGDSRFGSRLKGLGVGADDFVSKPHSKAYLVARARALTGVDGAGAERSGRVMIVDADAGLREPLARLLRVGHSRDVVALESVDEAAQYLEVEGARIDCAVVDRRCFIRLLGLLQARQGDTVPVVVLDGSPSGSVAPLAPRRGTLSRDVAFVARSSGPSPIAEVVLRRSSAQTSRRSAEHGRSPVSSELSVLPDGPNGRIAQGA
- a CDS encoding response regulator transcription factor; this translates as MPNHVLLVDDSATVRAVIPAELREAGFCVTPVPTLDGARRALAQSRDRDPFDLAILDLQLPDGDGLDLLRELRRDPEHANLPVMILSSDVRFVSRLRGLGIGADDFLGKPHSKAYLVQRARALTGSLPVGEEALSRPCRALIIDADPGFRETLARVLRIGHGCEVVALESMDHATQYLEVDGTWIDCAVVERGCFLRIRALLQARRNGNVPVVVLDDSPAATSARRAHPSREVSFIPRSAGPSAVAEMVLRKTNPTATGLRAISIPANEIAEPWVEPVGPNERGSLGPASAPHSPREPLPIAEQKLA